A stretch of DNA from Gimesia chilikensis:
GATGAAAATCAAATCAAAGAAGCCGGCTGTGGCTGACGTTGACATGACCCCCATGATCGACATCGTCTTTCAGCTCATTGCATTCTTCATGGTGATTACCAACTTCGAGCAGATCCAGGCAGACGAACGGGTGAAACTCCCTTCCGACTCCCTGGCCAAACCGCCCGAAGTCAAAGCCGCTGATGAACTGGTTCTGAACATTGGCTTCGAACGTAATTCTCAAGGAGAAATTACCGACCCCGAAGCCTATATTTTTTATAACGGTGAACCAATTCCAGTACTGAAATTCGGCCCTAAACTGGAACAGGAAGCCCGTATCTACAAGCAGAAGAACCAGGATCCCAAAGAGGTACCTGTGATTCTGCGGGCTGATGCGCTCGTTAAAACGGGGCTGGTTCAGGATTTGATCAAGCTCGCCCAGGAGAACGGTTTCACTAAGTTTGCCTTCAAGGCGACGCAGAAGATTCAATAACGCTATCTTTCAACGCATCAATGCATGCAAGTATTCAATAACAGGAACAGGTTCCTATGAAGTTACGCAGCTCAGGCCGGGAAGCAGAAAAAATCGAGCCCCAGATGGCGCCGATGATTGACGTGGTTTTCCAGCTGTTGATCTTCTTCATGCTGACGCTGAACATTGTTGAACCCGAAGGGGATTTCAACGTCAACATGCCGATCACGGACAGTAATACTCCGGCTGAAGACCCGAATATTTTCCCGGATATCAAAGTTCGCCTGGTCGCCAATGAAGATGGCTCGCTGAATACGATCCGTCTGGGTCAGGTCAATCTGGGTAACGGTCCCAATGTCTTTGCCGGTCTGAATCATGAGATTTTGAAGATCATCGGCAAACCGGGTAACCCGATCACCAAGGATATGGAAGTCGAGATCGAAGCTGACTACAACCTGCATTACGAATACACCCTGAAGGCCGTCAGTGCCTGCACAGGGCGGCTCGATTCTTCGGGCAAGCATATCATTCGTTATATTGAAAAGATCAAATTTGCCCCTCCCGTCGGTGGTCCCGCGGCGGGCAGTTAAGCAGAGAATTTTTCGCTAAAATGCTTACAGATATCCAAATCTGTGAGCATTTTTTCATTGGTGGCGACTCTCTTTTTTAATGACACCAATGTCCAACTCAAGCCACACCTGAAATTCATGCAGGAAACGGTTCTAACCGAATCTTTTTCAGTAGCAGGTAATCTGGGGTTAGGCTATAGTGTACGATCATCCTTAACCCGTAATACGGGCGTAAGGTTTATAATAACAGCTTGATCTATGCCGGCTCACCAGCCGGAAACAAGCTGCAGCATGTTGTGTGTTTGGGAGATCACACAATGATTTTGTTGCCTCGGTATCTGTTACCGGGATGCCTGTTGAAGAACTTTTATTGGTTTCTACAAAATTTGATGAAGGAAGTGACGAGGTCCTGCATTGAAAATGAACCAGCACCAACCGGCCCATTCACGAACAGATTGCACCCCTCAGGACAGGGATCTTCTACGAGATCCTTCCCACCGGATGCGTTCTTCAGACGAGTTGATTAATCAACTGCATTGATTC
This window harbors:
- a CDS encoding ExbD/TolR family protein produces the protein MKIKSKKPAVADVDMTPMIDIVFQLIAFFMVITNFEQIQADERVKLPSDSLAKPPEVKAADELVLNIGFERNSQGEITDPEAYIFYNGEPIPVLKFGPKLEQEARIYKQKNQDPKEVPVILRADALVKTGLVQDLIKLAQENGFTKFAFKATQKIQ
- a CDS encoding ExbD/TolR family protein, coding for MKLRSSGREAEKIEPQMAPMIDVVFQLLIFFMLTLNIVEPEGDFNVNMPITDSNTPAEDPNIFPDIKVRLVANEDGSLNTIRLGQVNLGNGPNVFAGLNHEILKIIGKPGNPITKDMEVEIEADYNLHYEYTLKAVSACTGRLDSSGKHIIRYIEKIKFAPPVGGPAAGS